The following are from one region of the Ruficoccus sp. ZRK36 genome:
- the dnaA gene encoding chromosomal replication initiator protein DnaA: MSQQSHQTTLWETIKGDLQSIFPHDVYRTWFEPVHCVDESDDFVTLEVPNDFSAFWIQDNYQDIITKRLRENTGQAMGIRYRVHENEAEESATAEDGSLPGRALGPTEAARAPRVSEPRPRVGKKGGFSSRIILNPRNTFDNFVVGAGNQLAHAACMAVANAPARAYNPLFLYGDTGLGKTHLMHAVAQHALRTNPEAEIAYISTESFTNEFIEAIQTNTVTKFRQRYRQVDMLLIDDIHFLSGKERIQEEFFHTFNELFERQKQIFLSSDRPASEIAKLENRLISRFQWGLVADIQPPDFETRVAILSKKARSMNLDLPEHILQFLAERVSRNVRRMEGALTRVAGFAALMKGAIDIPTVERLLHDILQEEAQNKVTIEKIQQKVADYYKLRLSDMVSKRRPANIAFPRQIAMYLSRMLTSHSLQEIGDAFGGRDHGTVIHACKTVENIMEQDDSVARAVDYLQKQLASHRF; the protein is encoded by the coding sequence ATGAGTCAGCAAAGCCACCAAACGACTTTATGGGAGACCATAAAAGGCGATTTGCAGAGTATTTTCCCTCATGACGTCTACCGTACCTGGTTTGAACCGGTACACTGCGTCGATGAAAGCGACGATTTTGTAACCTTGGAAGTGCCGAACGATTTTTCGGCTTTCTGGATCCAGGATAACTACCAGGACATCATCACCAAGCGCCTGCGCGAAAACACTGGCCAGGCCATGGGCATCCGCTATCGGGTGCACGAAAATGAGGCCGAAGAGTCTGCGACTGCCGAGGATGGCTCGCTGCCCGGTCGCGCGCTTGGCCCGACCGAGGCGGCCCGCGCCCCCCGCGTCTCTGAGCCCCGCCCCCGTGTGGGTAAAAAGGGCGGTTTCTCCTCCCGCATTATCCTGAATCCGCGCAACACCTTCGACAACTTCGTCGTCGGAGCCGGTAACCAGCTTGCCCACGCCGCCTGCATGGCTGTGGCCAATGCTCCCGCCCGCGCCTACAACCCGCTTTTCCTCTACGGAGATACCGGTCTGGGGAAGACCCACCTCATGCACGCAGTCGCCCAGCATGCCCTGCGTACAAACCCCGAGGCCGAAATCGCCTACATTTCCACCGAGAGCTTTACCAACGAGTTCATCGAGGCGATTCAGACCAACACCGTGACGAAGTTCCGCCAGCGCTACCGCCAGGTGGACATGCTCCTGATCGACGACATCCACTTCCTCTCCGGTAAGGAGCGCATTCAGGAGGAGTTCTTCCACACCTTTAACGAGCTCTTCGAGCGCCAGAAGCAGATTTTCCTCTCCAGCGACCGCCCCGCCAGTGAGATCGCCAAGCTGGAAAACCGCCTCATTTCCCGCTTCCAGTGGGGCTTGGTGGCCGACATCCAGCCGCCGGACTTCGAGACCCGCGTGGCCATTCTCAGTAAGAAGGCCCGCTCCATGAATCTCGACCTGCCCGAGCACATTCTCCAGTTCCTGGCCGAACGCGTCTCGCGTAACGTCCGGCGCATGGAGGGTGCACTCACCCGCGTGGCCGGCTTTGCTGCCCTCATGAAGGGCGCGATCGACATCCCGACCGTTGAGCGTCTGCTGCATGACATCCTGCAGGAGGAGGCCCAGAACAAGGTGACGATCGAAAAGATCCAGCAGAAGGTCGCCGACTACTACAAGCTGCGCCTGAGCGATATGGTCAGCAAGCGCCGTCCGGCAAACATCGCCTTCCCGCGCCAGATCGCCATGTATCTCTCCCGCATGCTCACCAGCCACTCCCTCCAGGAGATCGGGGACGCCTTTGGCGGCCGTGACCACGGCACCGTGATCCATGCCTGCAAGACGGTTGAGAACATCATGGAGCAGGACGACTCCGTCGCCCGTGCTGTCGATTACCTGCAAAAGCAGCTCGCCTCCCACCGCTTCTAG
- the lpxA gene encoding acyl-ACP--UDP-N-acetylglucosamine O-acyltransferase — translation MNAQPCLIEPGVTLGADCNLAPFAVVKTGSVLGDRVTVDHFAVVGGLPQDLKFDPATKSGVRIGAGTVLREGVTIHRATTEGGFTEIGANCLLMVNSHVGHDCTLGDSVIMANGALLGGHVHVGKNAFISGNAVIHQHVRVGEGCMISGGSRVGLDVPPFVIVDGKNTVGGLNLVGLRRRGHTAEEITDLKNCYRAIYMSTVKGSAADKAATVTPTTETGKTFIDFFAARGRGFIHARR, via the coding sequence TTGAACGCCCAACCCTGTTTAATCGAACCCGGCGTCACCCTCGGCGCTGACTGTAACCTGGCCCCCTTTGCGGTGGTGAAGACCGGCTCCGTGCTTGGCGATCGTGTCACCGTGGACCACTTCGCTGTCGTCGGCGGCCTGCCGCAGGATTTGAAGTTCGACCCCGCGACGAAGAGCGGTGTGCGCATCGGCGCGGGCACCGTCCTGCGCGAGGGTGTCACCATCCACCGCGCGACCACCGAGGGCGGCTTTACCGAGATCGGCGCGAATTGCCTGCTCATGGTCAACTCCCACGTCGGCCACGACTGCACGCTGGGCGACAGCGTCATCATGGCCAACGGCGCACTGCTCGGCGGGCACGTCCATGTGGGCAAGAACGCCTTCATCAGCGGTAACGCCGTCATCCACCAGCACGTGCGGGTGGGTGAGGGCTGTATGATCTCCGGCGGCTCGCGCGTCGGGCTCGATGTGCCGCCCTTTGTCATCGTGGACGGTAAGAACACCGTGGGTGGGCTCAACCTCGTCGGCCTGCGCCGCCGCGGCCACACCGCCGAGGAGATCACAGACCTCAAGAACTGCTACCGCGCCATCTACATGAGCACCGTCAAGGGCTCCGCCGCCGACAAGGCCGCCACCGTCACCCCCACCACCGAAACCGGTAAAACCTTTATCGACTTCTTCGCCGCCCGCGGCCGCGGCTTTATCCACGCGAGACGGTAG
- the pdxA gene encoding 4-hydroxythreonine-4-phosphate dehydrogenase PdxA, protein MTDKPIAITCGDPAGVGPEIVAKILKERPDLREKVCPVGPASWLSTLDYAQAKEVGEAGFRATPGEPTVDGAAVALEALDEAAYGCRQGRYRAVVTGPVSKAWMTKAGWTWPGQTEFFAERWYGEPTMAFAGGKLTVVLATWHVPLMEVMNHLTRESMERAVKNAAHLARKLGASESRIGVCGLNPHAGEGGLIGYEEQGQLDPMLDVLRETYPGLSKCEPGDTLFHRQLQGEFDVIIAMYHDQGLAPLKAVDFDRAVNITLGLPFVRTSPDHGTAFGIAGQGRADVGSFLRAIELAEVLM, encoded by the coding sequence ATGACTGACAAACCCATCGCTATCACCTGCGGGGACCCGGCTGGAGTCGGGCCGGAGATTGTCGCTAAAATTTTAAAAGAGCGTCCCGACCTGCGGGAAAAAGTCTGCCCGGTCGGCCCGGCCTCGTGGCTGTCCACGCTCGACTATGCGCAGGCCAAGGAAGTCGGCGAGGCAGGTTTTCGCGCCACCCCGGGCGAGCCCACGGTTGATGGCGCGGCGGTCGCGCTGGAGGCGCTCGATGAGGCTGCCTACGGTTGTCGCCAGGGCCGCTACCGAGCCGTGGTGACCGGCCCGGTCAGCAAGGCCTGGATGACCAAGGCCGGGTGGACCTGGCCGGGACAGACGGAGTTTTTCGCCGAGCGCTGGTACGGCGAGCCGACCATGGCATTTGCGGGCGGTAAGCTCACCGTCGTCCTTGCTACCTGGCACGTGCCACTGATGGAGGTGATGAACCACCTCACCCGCGAGTCGATGGAGCGTGCCGTGAAAAACGCCGCCCACCTCGCCCGCAAGCTCGGGGCCAGCGAGTCGCGCATAGGCGTCTGCGGCCTTAACCCACACGCAGGGGAGGGCGGCCTGATCGGCTACGAGGAGCAGGGCCAGCTCGACCCGATGCTCGACGTTTTACGCGAAACCTATCCCGGCCTCTCGAAGTGCGAGCCCGGCGACACGCTTTTCCACCGCCAGCTGCAGGGCGAGTTTGATGTGATCATCGCCATGTACCACGACCAGGGTCTCGCACCGCTCAAGGCCGTGGACTTCGATCGTGCGGTCAATATCACGCTCGGTCTGCCCTTCGTGCGCACCAGTCCTGACCACGGGACGGCCTTCGGGATCGCTGGTCAGGGGAGGGCGGATGTCGGCAGTTTTCTGCGTGCGATTGAGCTGGCTGAGGTGCTGATGTAG
- a CDS encoding iron-sulfur cluster assembly accessory protein: MTSSLSTELPAGVRVGDERLVRLTEPAGEKLASLIARENKGEYLRMAITGGGCNGLSYKLKFVPAPKKGDILVQSAGAQVVVDSKSALYLKGTTLDYSDKMVGGGFKFSNPNASSSCSCGESFSV; encoded by the coding sequence ATGACATCTTCTCTCTCCACTGAATTACCTGCGGGCGTGCGCGTGGGCGACGAGCGCCTTGTTCGTCTCACCGAGCCTGCCGGCGAAAAACTTGCCAGCCTCATCGCACGCGAGAACAAGGGCGAGTACCTGCGCATGGCGATCACGGGCGGCGGCTGCAACGGCCTGTCCTACAAGCTCAAGTTTGTCCCGGCCCCGAAAAAGGGCGACATCCTCGTGCAGTCGGCAGGGGCCCAGGTCGTGGTGGACTCCAAAAGCGCCCTCTACCTCAAGGGCACGACCCTCGACTATTCGGACAAGATGGTCGGCGGCGGCTTCAAGTTCTCCAACCCCAACGCCTCCTCCAGCTGCTCCTGCGGCGAAAGCTTTTCGGTCTAG
- a CDS encoding deaminase, with translation MIGVYSDRESRIKALTSRGDTRSNAESLIDRDFRDIDDHGQDVRGLFPLSDFFIDVSTNTNSNLRIKRFFDAIFGTKTITPDISERAMFSAWSAGLNSACLSRQVGASIVDNNGIIIGTGWNDVPKYGGGIYCSENNNGDKRCYKYRTSETKDCRNDNEKDVISEQMVSELVDIGIIDKKHERDAYDYLRNKSRLSDLIEFSRAIHAEMNAIFNALGSASSRVKGASIYVTTYPCHNCARHIILSGIERIYFIEPYPKSKATKLHDDSLTERNEANKVKLIPFEGIAPTRFSEIFSTQGRVLKSDGNATPSDTTTARLPQGISLAALFELEREVAKVYDSKIQK, from the coding sequence ATGATCGGGGTATATTCTGATCGAGAAAGTCGTATAAAAGCGCTTACCAGCAGAGGAGATACGCGTTCAAATGCCGAATCATTAATTGATCGTGATTTCCGTGACATCGACGACCATGGACAAGACGTACGGGGGTTATTCCCGCTTTCAGACTTTTTTATCGATGTAAGCACAAACACCAACTCAAACCTACGCATCAAGAGGTTTTTTGATGCCATATTTGGCACAAAGACAATTACGCCCGACATATCGGAGAGGGCAATGTTTTCTGCTTGGTCGGCAGGACTAAACAGCGCTTGCCTATCTCGGCAAGTGGGAGCTTCAATTGTAGATAACAATGGAATAATTATAGGAACAGGATGGAATGACGTTCCTAAGTATGGCGGTGGGATATATTGTTCGGAAAACAATAATGGAGACAAACGTTGTTATAAATATAGAACCTCCGAAACAAAGGATTGCAGGAACGACAATGAAAAAGACGTCATATCCGAGCAAATGGTGTCTGAGCTTGTTGACATTGGAATCATTGACAAGAAGCATGAAAGAGACGCCTACGATTACCTTAGAAACAAATCAAGATTGTCCGATCTAATCGAGTTCTCCAGAGCGATACACGCGGAAATGAATGCAATTTTCAATGCACTTGGTAGTGCTTCATCACGCGTTAAAGGTGCAAGCATCTACGTCACAACATACCCCTGCCATAACTGTGCTAGGCATATAATATTATCAGGGATCGAGAGAATATACTTCATAGAACCATATCCAAAATCCAAAGCAACCAAGCTCCATGACGACAGTTTGACTGAAAGGAACGAAGCAAATAAGGTAAAATTGATCCCTTTCGAGGGAATCGCCCCGACGAGATTCTCTGAAATATTTTCCACGCAAGGTCGTGTCTTAAAATCAGATGGTAACGCAACCCCATCCGACACCACCACAGCTCGACTTCCTCAGGGAATCTCTCTAGCTGCTTTATTTGAGCTTGAGAGAGAGGTGGCAAAGGTCTACGATTCCAAAATTCAAAAGTAA
- a CDS encoding tyrosine-type recombinase/integrase: protein MEDYRRRPRKRATGAPGEPVLQSYNEKARPDLKWRVKYKQEGAWKVRKFKLKKEAQRFHNEKVAEFRNLGVEMANALSEELKREALDAQEVLGGLSLVEAAKHYRAYVQRTSSGEKVTNLVQAFLRHLRDDRGVGPRHLNDVAGRLGRFAEDFGQHHPAAISPTEVADWLGTLKASIKPKGATEREVLEVDLSVQSRRHYRAALHNFFAWCVDNDHCASIPVRGRPPRVREAQSLAIWTPTELARVIQILFDWSPDQTKSKEGKRTGNYPTKVPEKMDILANIVICAFGGLRQSEFERLHWEHIHLAHDIIDLSDITTKNTPSNRHVTIRPTLRAWLEVFFAFESGPCIKPNFPNRLAAFRQHLRDKGMEWKQNVLRHSFASYLMGELQDAAKVAAQMGHVGQGTLYKHYSKPVYRDHATAYWSLTPDSLTLKAVDAI from the coding sequence ATGGAAGACTACCGCAGGCGTCCACGGAAACGGGCAACAGGTGCACCGGGAGAACCCGTACTCCAATCGTACAATGAAAAAGCCCGCCCTGATCTAAAGTGGCGGGTGAAGTACAAGCAGGAAGGCGCGTGGAAAGTTCGGAAATTTAAGCTGAAGAAAGAGGCCCAGCGCTTCCACAATGAAAAGGTGGCCGAATTTCGGAACCTCGGTGTGGAAATGGCCAATGCTCTTTCGGAGGAGTTAAAGCGCGAGGCGCTGGACGCTCAGGAAGTGCTCGGAGGACTTTCCCTTGTCGAAGCTGCAAAACACTACCGTGCGTACGTTCAGCGGACTTCTAGCGGGGAAAAGGTAACCAACCTCGTGCAAGCCTTCCTGCGTCACCTTAGAGATGATCGAGGAGTGGGCCCCCGACACCTCAATGACGTCGCCGGGAGGCTGGGGCGCTTCGCTGAGGATTTTGGCCAGCACCACCCTGCCGCCATCAGTCCCACCGAAGTTGCGGACTGGTTGGGAACCTTAAAGGCCAGCATTAAGCCGAAAGGCGCAACCGAGCGTGAAGTGTTGGAGGTGGATTTGTCCGTGCAGAGTCGCCGACACTATCGCGCTGCGCTGCATAACTTCTTTGCGTGGTGTGTTGATAACGACCACTGTGCCTCTATTCCCGTGCGTGGCAGGCCACCTCGTGTACGCGAAGCACAGTCGCTGGCAATCTGGACGCCAACTGAGCTGGCGCGAGTTATTCAAATACTTTTCGACTGGAGCCCTGACCAAACGAAGAGTAAGGAAGGTAAGCGCACTGGCAATTACCCGACCAAGGTGCCCGAGAAAATGGATATCCTTGCTAACATTGTGATTTGTGCCTTTGGTGGGCTACGGCAAAGCGAGTTCGAGCGCTTGCACTGGGAGCATATCCACCTCGCGCACGACATTATCGACCTGTCGGATATCACGACCAAGAACACGCCGAGTAACCGCCATGTTACGATCCGTCCTACGTTGCGTGCATGGCTGGAGGTTTTCTTCGCCTTTGAGTCCGGCCCGTGCATCAAGCCGAACTTTCCGAATCGGCTAGCAGCGTTTCGACAACACCTGCGCGACAAGGGCATGGAGTGGAAGCAAAACGTGCTGCGCCACTCTTTCGCCAGTTATCTCATGGGCGAGCTACAGGACGCCGCGAAGGTCGCAGCCCAAATGGGCCACGTTGGTCAAGGTACTTTATACAAGCACTACTCCAAGCCCGTCTACCGCGATCACGCGACCGCCTACTGGAGCCTGACCCCCGATAGTCTAACTCTTAAAGCGGTGGATGCTATATGA